CGGGCTGGGTCGAGCGCTGGGACGCGCAGCAGGAGCGCTACGCCCACCGCAGGGAGGAGCGCTTCGCTGTCATCGTGGACCTTGTCCGTCGTGCGACGGCGGGGGACCGCGCCCCCGTCGTGCTCGATCTGGGCGCCGGCCCCGGCTCCCTGGCAGCACGGGTGGCCGACGGAGTCCCCGGCTCGCGGGTGCTGGCCTTCGAGTGCGATCCGGTGCTGGTCGCGATCGGGCGTTCCTGGTGCGGGGACCGCGTGGAGTTCGTCGAAGAGGTCGTCGGCGCACCCGGATGGTCCTCGACCATACCGGCCGGCGTCGCCGCCGCCGTCTCCTCCACGGCCCTGCACTACCCCTCGCTCCAGCAACTGCGCAGCATCTACGCCGACGTCCACCGCCTGCTCCGCCCCGGCGGGCTGATGGCGAACGCGGACCACTTCGGCCCGCCCGACCGCACGCCGCACGATCCCGCCCACCTGGAGCCGTGGCACTCGTGGTGGCGGTCGGCAGCCGACGCGCCAGAGCTGGCCGAGGCCTTCACTCTCCGTAGGTCGGCGCCCGCCGTCAACGGCGACAACCGGCTGACGGTGCAGGACCACGCTGAGGCGCTGACCGCAGCCAGGTTCGTCGAGGTCGAGGCGATCTGGCGTGACGGCCGCAGCGCGGTGATAGCTGCACGGCGACCGCACTGAGG
This window of the Geodermatophilus sp. DSM 44513 genome carries:
- a CDS encoding class I SAM-dependent methyltransferase — encoded protein: MEQELAAGWVERWDAQQERYAHRREERFAVIVDLVRRATAGDRAPVVLDLGAGPGSLAARVADGVPGSRVLAFECDPVLVAIGRSWCGDRVEFVEEVVGAPGWSSTIPAGVAAAVSSTALHYPSLQQLRSIYADVHRLLRPGGLMANADHFGPPDRTPHDPAHLEPWHSWWRSAADAPELAEAFTLRRSAPAVNGDNRLTVQDHAEALTAARFVEVEAIWRDGRSAVIAARRPH